A part of Rattus rattus isolate New Zealand chromosome 6, Rrattus_CSIRO_v1, whole genome shotgun sequence genomic DNA contains:
- the Asns gene encoding LOW QUALITY PROTEIN: asparagine synthetase [glutamine-hydrolyzing] (The sequence of the model RefSeq protein was modified relative to this genomic sequence to represent the inferred CDS: inserted 1 base in 1 codon) codes for MCGIWALFGSDDCLSVQCLSAMKIAHRGPDAFRFENVNGYTNCCFGFHRLAVVDPLFGMQPIRVRKYPYLWLCYNGEIYNHKALQQRFEFEYQTNVDGEIILHLYDKGGIEKTICMLDGVFAFILLDTANKKVFLGRDTYGVRPLFKALTEDGFLAVCSEAKGLVSLKHSTTPFLKVEPFLPGHYEVLDLKPNGKVASVEMVKYHHCTDEPLHAIYDTVEKLFPGFEIETVXNNLRILFNNAIKKRLMTDRRIGCLLSGGLDSSLVAASLLKQLKEAQVPYPLQTFAIGMEDSPDLLAARKVANYIGSEHHEVLFNSEEGIQSLDEVIFSLETYDITTVRASVGMYLISKYIRKNTDSVVIFSGEGSDELTQGYIYFHKAPSPEKAEEESERLLKELYLFDVLRADRTTAAHGLELRVPFLDHRFSSYYLSLPPEMRIPKDGIEKHLLRETFEDSNLLPKEILWRPKEAFSDGITSVKNSWYKILQDFVEHQVDDAMMSEASQKFPFNTPQTKEGYYYRQIFEHHYPGRADWLTHYWMPKWINATDPSARTLTHYKSTAKA; via the exons ATGTGTGGCATCTGGGCCCTCTTCGGCAGCGATGACTGCCTTTCCGTACAGTGTCTGAGTGCGATGAAGATTGCGCACAGGGGCCCAGATGCATTCCGTTTTGAGAACGTCAATGGATACACCAACTGCTGCTTTGGCTTCCACCGGCTGGCGGTGGTTGACCCCCTGTTTGGAATGCAGCCAATAAGAGTGAGGAAATATCCTTATCTGTGGCTGTGTTACAATGGTGAAATCTACAACCACAAGGCG CTACAACAACGTTTCGAATTTGAGTATCAGACCAATGTGGACGGTGAGATAATTCTCCATCTCTATGACAAAGGCGGCATCGAGAAAACCATCTGTATGTTGGATGGGGTGTTTGCATTTATCTTACTGGACACTGCCAATAAGAAAGTATTCCTGGGCAGAGATACCTATGGTGTCAGGCCTTTGTTTAAAGCCTTGACAGAAGATGGATTTCTGGCTGTGTGTTCAGAAGCCAAAG gCCTTGTCTCCTTGAAACACTCCACCACCCCCTTCCTAAAAGTGGAGCCCTTTCTTCCTGGACACTATGAAGTTTTGGATTTAAAACCAAATGGCAAAGTCGCGTCTGTGGAAATGGTCAAATACCATCACTGTACGGATGAACCACTGCATGCCATCTATGACACTGTGGAGaaactcttcccag GCTTTGAGATAGAGACCG AAAACAATCTGCGTATCCTTTTTAACAACGCTATCAAGAAACGCTTGATGACTGACCGGAGGATTGGCTGCCTTTTATCAG GGGGCCTGGACTCCAGCTTGGTTGCTGCCTCCCTGCTGAAGCAACTCAAGGAGGCCCAAGTGCCCTATCCTCTCCAGACATTTGCTATTGGCATGGAAGACAGCCCTGATCTACTGGCTGCCAGAAAG GTGGCAAATTATATTGGAAGTGAGCATCATGAAGTCCTTTTTAACTCTGAAGAAGGCATTCAGTCCCTGGACGAAGTCATATTTTCCTTGGAAACTTATGATATTACGACAGTTCGAGCATCTGTAG gTATGTATTTAATTTCCAAGTATATTCGGAAGAACACAGACAGCGTGGTGATCTTCTCCGGAGAGGGGTCAGATGAGCTTACACAGGGCTATATATATTTCCACAAG GCGCCTTCTCCTGAGAAGGCggaggaggagagtgagaggCTCCTGAAGGAACTCTACCTGTTTGATGTCCTCCGTGCCGACCGCACTACTGCTGCTCACGG TCTCGAACTGAGAGTCCCGTTTCTGGATCATCGGTTTTCTTCCTATTACCTGTCTCTGCCACCAGAAATGAGAATTCCAAAA GATGGTATAGAAAAACATCTCCTGAGAGAGACTTTTGAGGACTCCAACCTGCTACCCAAAGAGATTCTCTGGCGACCCAAGGAAGCCTTCAGTGATGGGATCACCTCAGTCAAGAACTCCTGGTACAAGATTTTACAGGACTTCGTTGAACATCAG GTTGATGATGCGATGATGTCCGAGGCCTCCCAGAAATTTCCCTTCAATACTCCCCAAACTAAAGAAGGCTATTACTACCGTCAGATCTTTGAACACCATTACCCCGGCCGGGCTGATTGGCTGACCCATTATTGGATGCCCAAGTGGATCAATGCCACTGACCCTTCTGCCCGCACTCTGACCCATTACAAGTCAACTGCCAAAGCTTAG